One Kitasatospora sp. MAP12-44 DNA segment encodes these proteins:
- a CDS encoding HRDC domain-containing protein, producing the protein MTEAIDAIAVETQPVPLLEPREGLPPVVADEAALAAVVAAFAAGTGPVAVDAERASGYRYGQRAYLIQLRRAGAGTALIDPAACPDLSALGEALADAEWVVHAASQDLPCLAEVGMKPRQLFDTELAGRIAGFPRVGLGPMTESVLGYTLAKEHSAVDWSTRPLPEPWLRYAALDVEVLVELRDALEQELDGQGKLGWALEEFAAIAAAPRPAPRVDPWRRTSGLHKVRRRRQLAAVRDLWQTRDKIAQERDVSPGRVLSDAAIVSAALAMPLNVPALQAVQGFGPRVHRRQLEQWMASLERARAIPEAQLPPATAPHEGPPPPRAWAEKDPVAAARLSAARAAVSELAEQHHLPAENLITPELVRRVSWEPPAEATAATVAGALRALGARRWQVELVAPAMAAAFENAAVAPPAAP; encoded by the coding sequence GTGACCGAAGCCATCGATGCCATCGCCGTAGAGACACAGCCGGTCCCGCTCCTCGAACCCCGGGAGGGCCTCCCTCCCGTGGTGGCGGACGAAGCGGCGCTCGCCGCCGTCGTCGCAGCCTTCGCGGCAGGCACCGGACCGGTGGCCGTCGACGCCGAGCGGGCCTCCGGGTACCGCTACGGCCAGCGCGCCTATCTGATCCAGCTGCGCCGCGCGGGGGCCGGCACCGCGCTGATCGACCCGGCCGCCTGCCCCGACCTCAGCGCGCTCGGCGAGGCCCTCGCGGACGCCGAGTGGGTGGTGCACGCCGCGTCCCAGGACCTGCCGTGCCTGGCCGAGGTCGGCATGAAGCCGCGTCAGCTCTTCGATACCGAGCTGGCCGGCCGGATCGCCGGCTTCCCCCGGGTGGGCCTGGGCCCGATGACCGAGAGCGTGCTGGGCTACACCCTGGCCAAGGAGCACTCGGCGGTGGACTGGTCCACCCGCCCGCTGCCCGAGCCCTGGCTGCGCTACGCCGCCCTGGACGTCGAGGTGCTGGTCGAGCTGCGTGACGCACTCGAACAGGAGCTGGACGGCCAGGGCAAGCTCGGCTGGGCGCTGGAGGAGTTCGCGGCGATCGCGGCCGCACCCCGACCGGCTCCCCGGGTGGACCCGTGGCGTCGCACCTCCGGCCTGCACAAGGTGCGCCGGCGCCGCCAGCTGGCCGCCGTCCGGGACCTCTGGCAGACCCGCGACAAGATCGCCCAGGAACGTGACGTCTCGCCGGGCCGGGTGCTCTCGGACGCCGCGATCGTCAGCGCCGCCCTGGCGATGCCGCTGAACGTGCCGGCCCTGCAGGCCGTCCAGGGCTTCGGCCCGCGGGTGCACCGCCGCCAGTTGGAGCAGTGGATGGCCTCGCTGGAGCGCGCCCGGGCGATCCCGGAGGCGCAGCTGCCGCCGGCCACCGCGCCGCACGAGGGCCCGCCGCCGCCGCGCGCCTGGGCCGAGAAGGACCCGGTGGCCGCCGCCCGGCTGTCCGCGGCGCGTGCCGCGGTCTCCGAGCTGGCCGAGCAGCACCACCTGCCGGCCGAGAACCTGATCACGCCCGAGCTGGTCCGCCGGGTCTCCTGGGAGCCGCCGGCCGAGGCCACCGCCGCCACCGTCGCCGGTGCGCTGCGGGCGCTGGGCGCGCGGCGCTGGCAGGTCGAGCTGGTCGCCCCCGCGATGGCCGCGGCCTTCGAGAACGCCGCGGTCGCACCGCCCGCGGCGCCGTAG
- a CDS encoding response regulator transcription factor, translated as MSVLLEHPASVVAYRPTKPTAMVVIADPRVRNTVTRHLWALGVRDVIEVSSIAEARPRVSTPRDICVADVHLPDGSGLTILAETRAAGWPNGLALSAADDIGAVRSALAGGVKGYVVTGTRTNVAMPGRPGLPIGAGGLAGRMRRPGMPGTPGHSGAPGAPGAPGTQPTTYRELSGREVEVLRLVAEGQSNKAIGVAMGLSALTVKSHLARIARKLGTGDRAGMVAVALRTGIIH; from the coding sequence GTGTCGGTCCTTCTCGAACACCCCGCAAGCGTGGTCGCCTACCGTCCGACGAAGCCCACCGCGATGGTGGTGATCGCTGACCCGCGGGTCCGCAACACCGTCACGCGGCACCTGTGGGCCCTCGGCGTGCGCGACGTCATCGAGGTGTCCTCCATCGCCGAGGCCCGTCCTCGGGTCAGCACGCCACGCGACATCTGCGTGGCCGACGTCCACCTCCCGGACGGTTCCGGGCTCACCATCCTCGCCGAGACCCGGGCGGCGGGCTGGCCCAACGGGCTGGCGCTGTCGGCCGCCGACGACATCGGCGCGGTGCGCAGCGCGCTGGCCGGCGGCGTCAAGGGCTACGTGGTCACCGGCACCCGCACCAATGTCGCGATGCCCGGCCGCCCCGGCCTGCCGATCGGCGCGGGCGGGCTGGCCGGCCGGATGCGCCGCCCGGGGATGCCCGGCACCCCCGGCCACAGCGGCGCCCCCGGGGCCCCGGGCGCGCCCGGCACCCAGCCGACCACCTACCGGGAGCTCTCCGGGCGCGAGGTCGAGGTCCTGCGGCTGGTCGCGGAGGGCCAGTCGAACAAGGCCATCGGCGTCGCGATGGGGCTGTCCGCCCTGACCGTCAAGAGCCACCTGGCCCGGATCGCCCGCAAGCTGGGCACCGGCGACCGGGCGGGCATGGTCGCCGTCGCGCTCCGGACGGGCATCATCCACTGA
- the hemG gene encoding protoporphyrinogen oxidase, translating into MTQPLPQIVVIGGGIAGLAAAAFLSGAAGGPARAAVTLLEAGDRLGGKLLSGEVGGVRVDLGAESVLARRPEAVDLARDVGLADVLEPPTTAKAAVWSRDALRPLPAGQLMGVPGDLEALAASGVISAAGLRRAGHEEPIEVGEDIAIGAYIEARLGREVLDRLVEPLLGGVYAGHADQLSLRAAIPALLPIAQRGGSLVDGVRELVSRSTATGPVFQGLRGGIGTLPPALAAACARAGAELRTRAAVQELRRTPEGWQVVTATGTLTPDAVLLAVPAPVAARLLADSAPGAAAELAGVDYASMALVTLAFRRADLPEPPSGSGFLVPPVDGRAIKAATFSSNKWGWLERSAPDSFLLRTSLGRFREEQALQLPDEELVARSLADLREAVGLRATPYDSAVTRWTDGLPQYPVGHPAKVARIRAQAARVGGLALAGAAYDGVGIAACVASARRAVNDLLTPLAGAADPEGRMSA; encoded by the coding sequence ATGACGCAGCCACTACCGCAGATCGTCGTGATCGGCGGCGGCATCGCGGGCCTGGCCGCCGCCGCCTTCCTCAGTGGCGCGGCCGGCGGCCCGGCCCGGGCCGCCGTCACCCTGCTGGAGGCGGGGGACCGCCTCGGCGGCAAGCTGCTGTCCGGCGAGGTGGGCGGGGTGCGGGTGGACCTCGGCGCCGAGTCGGTGCTGGCCCGCCGCCCCGAGGCCGTCGACCTCGCGCGGGACGTCGGCCTGGCCGACGTCCTGGAGCCGCCGACCACCGCCAAGGCCGCCGTCTGGAGCCGCGACGCGCTGCGTCCGCTGCCCGCCGGACAGCTGATGGGCGTGCCCGGGGACCTGGAGGCGCTCGCCGCCTCCGGGGTGATCTCCGCGGCGGGCCTGCGGCGGGCCGGTCACGAGGAGCCGATCGAGGTCGGCGAGGACATCGCGATCGGCGCCTACATCGAGGCCCGGCTCGGCCGCGAGGTGCTGGACCGCCTGGTCGAGCCGCTGCTCGGCGGCGTCTACGCCGGCCACGCGGACCAGCTCTCGCTGCGCGCCGCCATCCCGGCCCTGCTGCCGATCGCCCAGCGCGGCGGTTCGCTGGTCGACGGGGTGCGCGAGCTGGTCAGCCGCTCCACCGCGACCGGGCCGGTCTTCCAGGGCCTGCGCGGCGGCATCGGCACCCTGCCGCCCGCGCTCGCCGCCGCCTGCGCGCGGGCCGGCGCCGAGCTGCGCACCCGCGCGGCCGTCCAGGAGCTGCGCCGCACCCCCGAGGGCTGGCAGGTCGTCACCGCGACCGGGACCCTCACCCCCGACGCGGTGCTGCTCGCCGTCCCCGCGCCCGTCGCGGCCCGGCTGCTGGCCGACAGCGCGCCGGGCGCCGCCGCCGAACTGGCCGGCGTCGACTACGCGAGCATGGCCCTGGTCACGCTCGCCTTCCGCCGCGCCGACCTGCCCGAGCCGCCCAGCGGCAGCGGCTTCCTGGTCCCGCCGGTGGACGGCCGGGCGATCAAGGCCGCCACCTTCTCCTCCAACAAATGGGGCTGGCTGGAGCGTTCGGCACCGGACAGCTTCCTGCTGCGCACCTCGCTCGGCCGCTTCCGCGAGGAGCAGGCCCTGCAACTGCCGGACGAGGAGCTGGTGGCCCGCTCGCTGGCCGACCTGCGGGAGGCCGTCGGGCTGCGCGCCACGCCGTACGACAGCGCCGTCACCCGCTGGACCGACGGCCTGCCGCAGTACCCGGTGGGCCACCCGGCCAAGGTGGCCCGGATCCGCGCGCAGGCGGCCCGGGTCGGCGGCCTCGCACTGGCCGGCGCCGCCTACGACGGCGTGGGCATCGCGGCCTGCGTCGCCAGTGCCCGCCGCGCTGTCAACGACCTGTTGACCCCGCTGGCCGGGGCAGCCGACCCGGAAGGAAGAATGAGCGCATGA
- a CDS encoding DUF3000 domain-containing protein, which yields MAAVGGNPAQSGGTSKESAPLEFRSAVEALAGARVRPEVQLSPAPAPRRLAPYSWAVTASVEIDGEELADGRLVLLHDPAGQEAWNGEFRLVTMVRAELEPEIADDPMLSEVGWAWLMDSLQTHGAVAGEPSGTVSRSSSQYFGGLADRASSTEIELRASWTPSDGRFERHLAAWADLLCLCGGLPPSAPAPLSLPDAPSLGGVVPMPARRRPRSH from the coding sequence ATGGCAGCGGTCGGCGGGAACCCCGCACAGAGTGGCGGGACGAGCAAGGAGTCGGCGCCGCTCGAGTTCCGCAGCGCGGTCGAGGCGCTGGCGGGAGCGCGAGTGCGCCCCGAGGTGCAGCTCTCCCCTGCCCCGGCACCGCGCCGGTTGGCCCCGTACAGCTGGGCGGTGACCGCCTCGGTGGAGATCGACGGCGAGGAGCTGGCCGACGGCCGGCTCGTCCTGCTGCACGACCCGGCCGGGCAGGAGGCCTGGAACGGCGAGTTCCGGCTGGTCACCATGGTCCGGGCCGAGCTGGAGCCGGAGATCGCCGACGACCCGATGCTCTCCGAGGTCGGCTGGGCCTGGCTGATGGACTCGCTGCAGACGCACGGCGCGGTCGCCGGGGAGCCGAGCGGCACGGTGTCGCGGTCCTCCTCGCAGTACTTCGGCGGGCTGGCCGACCGGGCCTCCTCCACCGAAATCGAACTCCGCGCCTCCTGGACGCCCTCCGACGGCCGGTTCGAGCGGCACCTGGCCGCCTGGGCGGACCTGCTCTGCCTCTGCGGCGGGCTGCCTCCGTCCGCACCCGCACCCCTGTCGCTGCCTGACGCGCCGTCACTCGGCGGAGTGGTCCCGATGCCGGCCCGCCGCCGGCCGCGCTCACACTGA
- a CDS encoding acetyl-CoA C-acyltransferase, protein MPRTARDVVFVDGVRTPFGKAGPKGIYHETRADDMVVKCIRELVRRNPNLPVERIDEIAIAATTQIGDQGLTIGRSVGLLAGLPKSVPGYAIDRMCAGAMTAVTATAGGIAFGAYDIVLAGGVEHMGRHPMGEGVDPNPRFISEKIVDESALFMGMTAENLHDRLPHITKERCDAYAVRSQEKAAKAYANGDIQPDLVPISVRNTNPDAGETGWGLATTDEPMRPGTTMENLAGLKTPFRVHGNITAGNAAGLNDGATASLLAAEDVALELGLPIKMRMVSFAYAGVEPEVMGIGPVPATEKALAKAGLTIDDIQAFEINEAFAVQVLSLLDHYGIADDDERVNPYGGAIAYGHPLASTGVRLMNQLARRFEQRPDIRYGLTTMCIGMGMGGTVIWENPHFEGGK, encoded by the coding sequence GTGCCTCGTACCGCGAGGGACGTCGTCTTCGTCGATGGCGTCCGCACCCCGTTCGGCAAGGCCGGCCCGAAGGGCATCTACCACGAGACCCGGGCGGACGACATGGTCGTCAAGTGCATCCGGGAACTCGTGCGCCGCAACCCGAACCTGCCCGTCGAGCGGATCGACGAGATCGCCATCGCGGCCACCACCCAGATCGGCGACCAGGGCCTGACCATCGGCCGTAGCGTCGGCCTGCTGGCCGGGCTGCCGAAGTCCGTTCCGGGCTACGCGATCGACCGCATGTGTGCCGGCGCGATGACCGCCGTCACCGCCACCGCCGGTGGTATCGCCTTCGGCGCGTACGACATCGTCCTCGCCGGTGGCGTCGAGCACATGGGCCGCCACCCCATGGGTGAGGGCGTCGACCCGAACCCGCGCTTCATCTCCGAGAAGATCGTCGACGAGTCGGCGCTGTTCATGGGCATGACCGCGGAGAACCTGCACGACCGGCTCCCGCACATCACCAAGGAGCGTTGCGACGCTTACGCGGTGCGCTCGCAGGAGAAGGCCGCCAAGGCGTACGCCAACGGCGACATCCAGCCCGACCTGGTGCCGATCTCGGTGCGGAACACCAACCCCGACGCCGGCGAGACCGGCTGGGGCCTGGCCACCACCGACGAGCCGATGCGCCCGGGCACCACGATGGAGAACCTGGCGGGTCTCAAGACCCCGTTCCGCGTGCACGGCAACATCACCGCCGGTAACGCGGCCGGTCTGAACGACGGCGCCACCGCCTCACTGCTCGCGGCCGAGGACGTGGCCCTGGAGCTCGGCCTGCCGATCAAGATGCGCATGGTCTCGTTCGCCTACGCGGGCGTCGAGCCCGAGGTCATGGGCATCGGCCCGGTGCCGGCGACCGAGAAGGCCCTGGCCAAGGCCGGTCTGACGATCGACGACATCCAGGCCTTCGAGATCAACGAGGCCTTCGCCGTCCAGGTGCTCTCGCTCCTGGACCACTACGGCATCGCCGACGACGACGAGCGCGTCAACCCGTACGGCGGCGCGATCGCCTACGGCCACCCGCTGGCGTCGACGGGCGTGCGCCTGATGAACCAGCTGGCCCGCCGCTTCGAGCAGCGCCCGGACATCCGGTACGGCCTGACCACCATGTGCATCGGCATGGGCATGGGCGGGACCGTCATCTGGGAGAACCCCCACTTCGAGGGTGGTAAGTGA
- the hemQ gene encoding hydrogen peroxide-dependent heme synthase produces the protein MTETAEQATKKKARDLNQVIRYTMWSVFKLKGELPEDRTALAAEVDELFAQLDAKDVTVRGTYDVSALRADADLMVWWHAESSDDLQEAYNRFRRTGLGRLLEPVWSNMALHRPAEFNKSHIPAFLADEQAREYVCVYPFVRSYEWYLLPDEERRGMLAEHGKMARGYPDVRANTVASFALGDYEWLLAFEADELHRIVDLMRDLRPSRARLHVREEVPFFTGRRKPVAELLNGLV, from the coding sequence ATGACTGAGACCGCTGAGCAGGCGACGAAGAAGAAGGCCCGGGACCTCAACCAGGTCATCCGCTACACCATGTGGTCGGTGTTCAAGCTCAAGGGCGAGCTGCCCGAGGACCGCACCGCGCTCGCCGCCGAGGTCGACGAGCTGTTCGCGCAGCTGGACGCCAAGGACGTCACGGTGCGCGGCACCTACGACGTCTCGGCGCTGCGGGCCGACGCGGACCTGATGGTCTGGTGGCACGCCGAGAGCTCCGACGACCTGCAGGAGGCGTACAACCGCTTCCGCCGCACCGGCCTCGGCCGCCTGCTGGAGCCGGTCTGGTCGAACATGGCGCTGCACCGCCCGGCCGAGTTCAACAAGTCGCACATCCCGGCCTTCCTGGCCGACGAGCAGGCCCGCGAGTACGTCTGCGTGTACCCGTTCGTCCGGTCCTACGAGTGGTACCTGCTGCCCGACGAGGAGCGCCGGGGCATGCTCGCCGAGCACGGCAAGATGGCGCGCGGCTACCCGGACGTCCGGGCCAACACCGTCGCCTCCTTCGCGCTGGGCGACTACGAGTGGCTGCTCGCCTTCGAGGCGGACGAGCTGCACCGGATCGTCGACCTGATGCGCGACCTGCGGCCCTCCCGGGCGCGCCTGCACGTGCGCGAGGAGGTGCCCTTCTTCACCGGGCGCCGCAAGCCGGTCGCCGAGCTGCTGAACGGCCTGGTCTGA
- a CDS encoding TIGR04222 domain-containing membrane protein, giving the protein MWLVFLVPACVVAVFSCLRLIRAAATADALAGLEPEEPAEAVGIGLYETAYLAGGPERVVDLALVLMSGRGRLHLAHTGWTTVVDPQGRSRLERALISEVGPEGQCLTAELRANLAEHRTVQEIGNRLALAGLATPAAIRENTVLALRQVRQALLLSLVLMAAAMSLATPVGGDATASALAWFSLPLVLTTGTLLMARVDIQPYTRWAAPAGQEVLEAVRLPHRLSGPGATAQDEKRLLTAVAMGGPDAVPDARLRAALRPLRR; this is encoded by the coding sequence ATGTGGCTCGTCTTTCTCGTCCCGGCCTGTGTCGTCGCCGTCTTCTCCTGCCTCCGCCTGATCCGTGCCGCCGCAACGGCCGACGCGCTGGCCGGGCTGGAGCCGGAGGAACCCGCCGAGGCCGTCGGGATCGGGCTCTACGAGACGGCGTACCTGGCCGGCGGACCCGAGCGGGTGGTGGACCTGGCGCTGGTCCTGATGAGCGGCCGCGGCAGGCTGCACCTGGCGCACACCGGCTGGACGACCGTGGTGGACCCGCAGGGCCGCAGCCGGCTGGAGCGGGCGCTGATCAGCGAGGTCGGCCCCGAGGGGCAGTGCCTGACGGCCGAGCTGCGGGCGAACCTGGCCGAGCACCGCACGGTGCAGGAGATCGGCAACCGGCTGGCTCTGGCAGGACTGGCCACCCCGGCCGCGATCCGCGAGAACACCGTGCTGGCACTGCGCCAGGTCCGCCAGGCGCTGCTGCTCTCGCTGGTGCTGATGGCCGCGGCGATGTCGCTGGCCACGCCCGTCGGTGGCGACGCGACGGCGTCCGCGCTGGCCTGGTTCTCGCTGCCGCTGGTGCTCACCACGGGGACGCTGCTGATGGCCCGGGTGGACATCCAGCCGTACACCCGCTGGGCGGCGCCGGCCGGGCAGGAGGTGCTGGAGGCGGTCCGGCTCCCGCACCGCCTGAGCGGCCCGGGGGCCACCGCGCAGGACGAGAAGCGGCTGCTCACGGCGGTGGCGATGGGCGGCCCCGACGCCGTGCCGGACGCCCGGCTGCGGGCGGCACTGCGCCCGCTGCGGCGCTGA
- the hemE gene encoding uroporphyrinogen decarboxylase — MSETTAAQTGQQPPARRGAAYDSAFLRACRREPVPHTPVWFMRQAGRSLPEYLKIREGIPMLESCMRPELVKEITLQPVRRHKVDAAIFFSDIVVPLKAVGIDVDIKPGIGPVIADPIRTRADLQRLRPLEPDDVPYVTEAIGLLVAELGSTPLIGFAGAPYTLASYLVEGGPSKNHERTKAMMYGEPELWAELVDRLADITAGFLKVQIEAGVSAVQLFDSWVGSLAPDDYRRSVMPASTKVFDAVAGYGVPRIHFGVGTGELLGLMGQAGADVVGVDWRVPLNEAARRVGPDKALQGNLDPAVLFAPTSVVETKAREVLHAASAIGPSGHIFNLGHGVLPSMDPDALSRLVAFVHEASAR, encoded by the coding sequence GTGAGTGAGACAACCGCAGCCCAGACCGGTCAGCAGCCCCCCGCGCGGCGCGGTGCCGCGTACGACTCCGCCTTCCTGCGCGCCTGCCGGCGCGAGCCGGTGCCGCACACCCCTGTGTGGTTCATGCGCCAGGCCGGCCGCTCGCTGCCCGAGTACCTGAAGATCCGTGAGGGCATCCCGATGCTCGAGTCGTGCATGCGGCCCGAGCTGGTCAAGGAGATCACCCTGCAGCCGGTGCGCCGGCACAAGGTGGACGCCGCGATCTTCTTCAGCGACATCGTCGTGCCGCTCAAGGCCGTCGGCATCGACGTCGACATCAAGCCGGGCATCGGCCCGGTGATCGCCGACCCGATCCGCACCCGCGCCGACCTGCAGCGGCTGCGCCCGCTGGAGCCCGACGACGTCCCCTATGTCACCGAGGCGATCGGCCTGCTGGTGGCGGAGCTCGGCAGCACCCCGCTGATCGGCTTCGCCGGTGCGCCGTACACGCTGGCCAGCTACCTGGTCGAGGGCGGCCCGTCCAAGAACCACGAGCGCACCAAGGCCATGATGTACGGCGAGCCCGAGCTGTGGGCCGAGCTGGTCGACCGGCTCGCGGACATCACCGCCGGGTTCCTCAAGGTGCAGATCGAGGCCGGCGTCTCGGCCGTCCAGCTCTTCGACTCCTGGGTCGGCTCGCTGGCGCCCGACGACTACCGCCGCTCGGTGATGCCGGCCAGCACCAAGGTCTTCGACGCGGTCGCCGGCTACGGCGTGCCGCGCATCCACTTCGGCGTCGGGACGGGCGAGTTGCTCGGGCTGATGGGCCAGGCCGGGGCCGACGTGGTCGGCGTCGACTGGCGGGTGCCGCTGAACGAGGCCGCCCGCCGGGTCGGCCCGGACAAGGCCCTGCAGGGCAACCTCGACCCCGCCGTGCTCTTCGCGCCGACCTCGGTGGTGGAGACCAAGGCCCGCGAGGTGCTGCACGCGGCCTCCGCGATCGGTCCCAGCGGCCATATCTTCAACCTCGGCCACGGCGTGCTGCCGAGCATGGACCCGGACGCGCTCAGCCGCCTGGTCGCCTTCGTGCACGAGGCCAGCGCCCGCTGA